The Prunus dulcis chromosome 3, ALMONDv2, whole genome shotgun sequence genome segment TTTCCAACATCTGAGAGAAATATCTCTGTGCATCCTCATTTTGCTTATGTAGTGAGAAACCAGATATGATTGCATTCCATGAAACCATGGTTTGTTCTTCTGTTCTGTCATGTATCTTTTCTGCCTCTTCCATCATTCCACACTTGCAGTACATATCGACAAGGGCACCTCCAATAAACAAGTTCATGCCCATTCCAGATTTAAAAATTCTGCTATGGATTTCCATCCCATAATTTAAAGAATGTTGAGCCGCACACACTTTTAGAACACTGCCAAAGGTGAACTCATCCGGCTCCATCCTTGAGCGGAGCATGGAAACGAAGAATGAAAGTGtctccttttcattttcattctgTCCATAAGCTGCAATAATTGCATTCCAAGACACAGCATCTCTACTTACCATCTCATCAAACACGCGAGAGGCCCCAAACAGATCTCCACATTTACCATACATGTCCAAAATGGCATTTGCTACACATATATTTGATCTCAAGCTACTCTTAACCACTAATACTTGCAGTTGAAGCCCCTCCAAGTGCCCCTTGATCACTGCACAAGCACTGAGTGCACCAGATAATGTTATCTCATCAAAACCAAGACCAGACTTCAGCAAAAGCAGAAATAACTCAAGAGCTTCAAAACCTTGCTCGTTTCGAGCATAGCCAACAATAGTTGCATTATATGACTGCAAACTACGATTTGGCATCAAGTTGAATATCTTTCTAGCATCAGACATACTGCCACATTTTGCATACATGTCCAATGTGGCAGTTCCAACTATCACATCATATAGGAAGTCAGTCTTTATAGCATGTACATGAAACTGAGTGCCTAACCTATATGCAGATAATCCTGCACAGGACCTGAAGACACTAGCATAGATAGATTGGCTTACCCCGACTCCTGCTTTCTGCATCTCCTTAAACAGATCTATACCCTTGACAAACTGGTCATTCTGAACAGAACCTGCAATCACAGCGCTCCAACAAACCCAATTCTTTTCAGGCAAGTCACGGAAAACTCGAAGTGAACAATCCAGTTCCTTACACTTCCCATACATATCTACTAAAGCACTTCCCGTGACCATATCAATATCAAAACCCATCTTGACTGAAACACAATGAATTTGAATCCCCAAACCAATCTCTTCCATAACAGAACATGCTTTCAGAACCATAGCAGTCGTAGTACAGTCGAATTCCACACCCACATTCCCCATATTCACATAAACTTCAATAGACTTATGATAGTCACCATTCTGCAAGTACCCTGAAATCAAAGAATTCCAAGAGACCACATCTCTCTCGGGCATAACATCAAAACAAGACTGTGCAAACCCCATGTTTCCACTCTCAGCATACCCAAAAATCATGGTGTTCCACGAGACCGTGTCCCGCTGCAGCATTTTATCAAACACCTTACTTGCATATTCCAAAACGCCACACTTTACGTACATTTGGATCAAACAATTTGTAACAAAGACAGTGGGCTCAAACCCAGAAACTATCATGCGAGCGTGGGCTTGTTTTCCCGGATTCAGAGCTCTGCCATGGGAGCATTGCTGGAAAATGTGGGAGAATGTTTTGAAATTCTTGGTGGGTGTTGTTTTGTTCTGTGCGAGAGTAGAAAATGAGTAAATGGGTTGTTGTGTTTGTTGGTAAAGAGATTTCAAGCCCAGATCAAAGTTTCTCTGCAGTAAGAACAAAGCTTGTTTTATTTCGCTTAATAGCACAACTTCACAAGCCTAAAggcaaaataaaataccaaCGCAATGAACTAACCTGTAAGTCCTTCTTGCGGACAGCACTCGAAAAAGCGAATACATGCTGAACAAAAAATGCACTCCACCGCATGCTGGGCTTCAGTAAACATAGTATGAAAGTTATAACTAATGAAGCAGACTCCCCAATAAcaaatacattatatatatatatatatatatattgaaaataatgaaaaaactCATAAATTCTGATACTTTTAGATGCTATTTTATGCAATAAAGAGCTATGAACTGCATTGATGTTAGAGGCCGAACTTTCTTGACCTCCACCATATACAATAAAGAACAAACGCATCTGGTCAAAGAAACAAGCTTTTGACAAACTAATCTCCATACAAACCTTTCTTTGGAATGTAGATGCCTCATTTTCACCTTTTGGGGATTCACTGCAACAAAAAGATTTTCCCAGTTACAAAATGATATGGTTAGAACGAAAACAATGAAGAACTCAGATCAACAACAATGCCTCCCGCATATCTTTGGAAAAGGGAGAAACCCACCTTTCTCTCCATCTT includes the following:
- the LOC117621325 gene encoding pentatricopeptide repeat-containing protein At3g02330, mitochondrial isoform X1, which translates into the protein MVARHKRIPLLEALLRWRESESPKGENEASTFQRKPSMRWSAFFVQHVFAFSSAVRKKDLQRNFDLGLKSLYQQTQQPIYSFSTLAQNKTTPTKNFKTFSHIFQQCSHGRALNPGKQAHARMIVSGFEPTVFVTNCLIQMYVKCGVLEYASKVFDKMLQRDTVSWNTMIFGYAESGNMGFAQSCFDVMPERDVVSWNSLISGYLQNGDYHKSIEVYVNMGNVGVEFDCTTTAMVLKACSVMEEIGLGIQIHCVSVKMGFDIDMVTGSALVDMYGKCKELDCSLRVFRDLPEKNWVCWSAVIAGSVQNDQFVKGIDLFKEMQKAGVGVSQSIYASVFRSCAGLSAYRLGTQFHVHAIKTDFLYDVIVGTATLDMYAKCGSMSDARKIFNLMPNRSLQSYNATIVGYARNEQGFEALELFLLLLKSGLGFDEITLSGALSACAVIKGHLEGLQLQVLVVKSSLRSNICVANAILDMYGKCGDLFGASRVFDEMVSRDAVSWNAIIAAYGQNENEKETLSFFVSMLRSRMEPDEFTFGSVLKVCAAQHSLNYGMEIHSRIFKSGMGMNLFIGGALVDMYCKCGMMEEAEKIHDRTEEQTMVSWNAIISGFSLHKQNEDAQRYFSQMLEMGAEPDNFTYATVLDTCANLATVGLGRQIHAQIIKHELQLDVYITSTLVDMYSKCGNMQDSYLMFKKAPKRDAVTWNAMISGYANFGLGEDALRIFENMQLENVKPNHSTFVSILRACGHIGQVEKGLHYFRIMRNDYGLHPQLEHYSCMVDIIGRSGQVHEALRLIQDMPFEADDIIWRTLLSICKLHGNVEVAEKAASSILQLDPQDSSTYVLLSNIYAEAGMWGEVSKMRKTMKRSKLKKEPGCSWIEVKDELHAFLVGDKAHPRCNEVYEKLDLLVAEMMRVGYRPEIEALLDEEMEEQELEDKLKISWLPFGNSSSMSW
- the LOC117621325 gene encoding pentatricopeptide repeat-containing protein At3g02330, mitochondrial isoform X2, whose protein sequence is MRHLHSKESMRWSAFFVQHVFAFSSAVRKKDLQRNFDLGLKSLYQQTQQPIYSFSTLAQNKTTPTKNFKTFSHIFQQCSHGRALNPGKQAHARMIVSGFEPTVFVTNCLIQMYVKCGVLEYASKVFDKMLQRDTVSWNTMIFGYAESGNMGFAQSCFDVMPERDVVSWNSLISGYLQNGDYHKSIEVYVNMGNVGVEFDCTTTAMVLKACSVMEEIGLGIQIHCVSVKMGFDIDMVTGSALVDMYGKCKELDCSLRVFRDLPEKNWVCWSAVIAGSVQNDQFVKGIDLFKEMQKAGVGVSQSIYASVFRSCAGLSAYRLGTQFHVHAIKTDFLYDVIVGTATLDMYAKCGSMSDARKIFNLMPNRSLQSYNATIVGYARNEQGFEALELFLLLLKSGLGFDEITLSGALSACAVIKGHLEGLQLQVLVVKSSLRSNICVANAILDMYGKCGDLFGASRVFDEMVSRDAVSWNAIIAAYGQNENEKETLSFFVSMLRSRMEPDEFTFGSVLKVCAAQHSLNYGMEIHSRIFKSGMGMNLFIGGALVDMYCKCGMMEEAEKIHDRTEEQTMVSWNAIISGFSLHKQNEDAQRYFSQMLEMGAEPDNFTYATVLDTCANLATVGLGRQIHAQIIKHELQLDVYITSTLVDMYSKCGNMQDSYLMFKKAPKRDAVTWNAMISGYANFGLGEDALRIFENMQLENVKPNHSTFVSILRACGHIGQVEKGLHYFRIMRNDYGLHPQLEHYSCMVDIIGRSGQVHEALRLIQDMPFEADDIIWRTLLSICKLHGNVEVAEKAASSILQLDPQDSSTYVLLSNIYAEAGMWGEVSKMRKTMKRSKLKKEPGCSWIEVKDELHAFLVGDKAHPRCNEVYEKLDLLVAEMMRVGYRPEIEALLDEEMEEQELEDKLKISWLPFGNSSSMSW